The genomic segment AGTCTCATCAACGCACGCTCGGAATCCGTGGGCGAGAAGCCGGCCTTTCGCGCGGCGTTCCGCGCGCGCCGCTGCCTCATGCTGGCCGACGGTTTCTATGAGTGGCGGGTCGACGGTCGGCGGAAGCGACCGTACTGGTTTCATCTCGCTTCCGGCGGGGTCTTCGCCTTCGCGGGGCTGTGGGAGTGCTGGAAGGGGGAGCCAGAGCCCTTGCGCACCTGCGCGCTGCTGACAACGGAGGCGAACGCCACGGTGGCACCTGTGCATCACCGCATGCCGGTGATCCTTGATGCGTCTCGTCATGCGGCCTGGCTCGACCCCGACACCTCTCTCGAGTCGCTGATGGCAATGCTGGTTCCCCTCCCTGGCGACCAGCTGGTCGGGCACGAGGTCTCATCGCTCGTGAGCTCTCCGCGGAACGATTCGCCTGCGTGCATCGCGCCTGTTGATCCGGACGGGGGCGTGCAGGTCGAGACGCTCTCGCTGTTCTGACCGCGCGCCGGTCGTTTCACGTGAA from the Pseudomonadota bacterium genome contains:
- a CDS encoding SOS response-associated peptidase, translated to MCGRFTFAPEPSALLTVFPELVPPQGLPARYNVAPSNRVLTVTASTGRPAYEMLSWGLVPSWASDRRIASSLINARSESVGEKPAFRAAFRARRCLMLADGFYEWRVDGRRKRPYWFHLASGGVFAFAGLWECWKGEPEPLRTCALLTTEANATVAPVHHRMPVILDASRHAAWLDPDTSLESLMAMLVPLPGDQLVGHEVSSLVSSPRNDSPACIAPVDPDGGVQVETLSLF